The following are encoded in a window of Armatimonadota bacterium genomic DNA:
- a CDS encoding sugar phosphate isomerase/epimerase — translation MPPWTYGFNTSTIRPHIVPLPEIVRMVAAAGYGAFEPWMDELDRFVAQGGSLHDLRSCIEDAGITAASAIGFFNWIVDDDAERRQGLEEARRCMEVVAAIGGGMIAAPPMGATEQRDLDLRRAAERYAVLMELGAQFGVKPLLEVWGFSTTLQRLGEAACVALECGRADAGLLLDVYHLHKGGSGFTGLPYLQGGLVPLFHVNDYPASIQPEALTDADRVYPGDGDAPFCDIVAALYSMNFSGTLSLELFNEAYYALPPEQVVREGLRKTQEIVAAATARLQHR, via the coding sequence GTGCCGCCCTGGACCTACGGGTTCAACACCAGCACCATACGCCCGCACATCGTGCCGCTGCCCGAAATCGTACGAATGGTGGCGGCCGCCGGCTATGGCGCCTTTGAACCCTGGATGGATGAGCTGGACCGCTTTGTGGCACAAGGCGGCAGCCTCCACGACCTTCGGAGCTGTATCGAGGATGCCGGCATAACCGCCGCAAGCGCAATCGGCTTCTTCAACTGGATTGTGGATGACGATGCGGAGCGCCGGCAGGGCCTGGAAGAAGCCCGGCGCTGCATGGAGGTGGTAGCCGCGATCGGCGGCGGCATGATCGCCGCACCACCAATGGGTGCTACCGAGCAGCGCGACCTCGACCTCCGTCGCGCAGCAGAGCGGTACGCAGTTCTGATGGAACTTGGCGCTCAATTTGGCGTAAAGCCGCTGCTCGAGGTCTGGGGCTTCTCGACCACCTTGCAGCGGCTCGGTGAAGCTGCCTGTGTCGCCCTGGAGTGCGGTAGGGCCGATGCCGGCCTCCTTCTGGATGTCTATCACCTGCACAAGGGCGGTTCCGGCTTTACCGGTCTGCCTTATCTTCAGGGCGGTCTGGTGCCGCTCTTCCACGTGAACGACTACCCGGCTTCGATCCAACCTGAGGCGCTTACCGATGCAGACCGCGTCTATCCCGGCGACGGTGACGCGCCGTTTTGTGATATTGTGGCCGCGCTCTACTCGATGAACTTCTCCGGCACTCTTTCACTGGAGCTGTTCAACGAAGCCTACTACGCCCTGCCGCCGGAGCAGGTGGTGCGCGAAGGGTTGCGCAAAACGCAGGAGATCGTAGCTGCCGCCACAGCGCGGCTGCAGCACCGATGA